The following are encoded together in the Brassica napus cultivar Da-Ae chromosome A9, Da-Ae, whole genome shotgun sequence genome:
- the LOC106350865 gene encoding uncharacterized protein LOC106350865: MSVVPIIGEGEFEIDDEEVEREEFELDELLGNFVSEPPIQHDVLPESDEDNEEEEDPEAPQRMRTHICRGDGHLYRDQTFFNGVAFKDRVLDYALRTRCNIRQYRYDKDKLGFECAGHGENDEACGWKIYASILPRDKIWRVRLFVDNHTCEVNGECEMVKVPVIARLFVNKIREEPAYYMPMKIEELIMFARLKDYAAEIVESNPGSSVEVDTFQNDEGQDVFNRIYICSDALRNTWKESCRPLIGLDGCFLKERIKGQLLVALGRDANNAIYPIAWAVVKVENNENWQWFMQKLKVDLDLKDGDNYIAVSDRSPGLIRPIKIELPKMEHRKCVRHIYGNLKKKHGNKKQMKSYIWSVAWSYNEAKYQKNLDRLSSYDTCVYTDVMAKNPKSWCRAFFKLGNYCEDVENNSTESFNSSINKAREKPFVHMLETIARLAMVRIATRSRESHEHQGKCTPYVQRVLAKALVDKPLKDGANKCVVRRSVKGYFDSRLNGQTYRVHLEKRTCLCRKFDITGIPCKHAYGVMLKLKVDPSDYVCEWFRTAKWRRNYTDGIVPVRGSMFWPKTDAPDVHAPPVEDEQGEETEGERGKETGKKKKKLTKADKTRKRGVNESPTKKLPKAKKMTMHCGICGKANHNSRWHAKQGKHDDSVPVSTSQTAGESSQGTLTQASVSQA, from the exons ATGTCTGTAGTACCTATAATCGGCGAAGGAGAGTTCGaaattgatgatgaagaagttgagcGAGAAGAGTTTGAACTCGACGAATTGTTGGGAAATTTCGTGAGTGAGCCGCCAATTCAGCATGACGTCTTGCCTGAGAGTGATGAAGataatgaggaagaagaagatcctGAAGCCCCACAGAGAATGAGGACGCATATATGCCGTGGTGATGGGCATTTGTACCGAGACCAGACATTCTTCAATGGTGTGGCTTTCAAAGACAGAGTCCTCGATTATGCTCTTAGGACTCGCTGCAATATCAGACAATACAGGTATGATAAGGATAAGCTTGGTTTCGAATGTGCTGGTCATGGTGAGAATGATGAAGCTTGTGGCTGGAAAATTTATGCTTCGATCCTTCCGAGGGATAAAATTTGGAGAGTTAGGTTGTTTGTAGATAACCACACATGTGAGGTTAATGGAGAGTGTGAGATGGTGAAGGTCCCTGTGATAGCTAGGTTGTTTGTGAACAAGATCCGTGAAGAGCCGGCATACTATATGCCTATGAAGATCGAGGAATTGATCATG TTTGCACGCCTTAAAGATTATGCTGCCGAGATAGTAGAATCAAATCCTGGTTCTTCTGTTGAAGTAGACACGTTCCAGAATGATGAAGGTCAAGATGTCTTCAATCGAATCTATATTTGCTCTGACGCCCTCAGGAATACTTGGAAGGAGAGTTGTAGGCCATTGATAGGACTTGATGGTTGCTTCCTCAAAGAAAGAATCAAGGGACAGTTATTGGTTGCTTTAGGTAGAGATGCAAACAATGCAATTTATCCAATAGCTTGGGCTGTTGTAAAGGTGGAAAATAACGAGAATTGGCAATGGTTTATGCAAAAACtgaaggttgatttggatcTAAAGGATGGTGACAACTACATTGCTGTCTCAGACCGTAGCCCg GGATTGATCAGACCTATTAAGATAGAGTTGCCTAAGATGGAGCATCGGAAGTGTGTAAGACACATCTACgggaatttgaagaagaaacatGGCAACAAAAAACAGATGAAGTCTTACATATGGAGTGTAGCATGGAGCTACAATGAAGCAAAGTATCAGAAAAACTTGGACAGGTTAAGTTCCTACGATACATGTGTGTATACAGATGTTATGGCTAAAAATCCGAAGAGTTGGTGCCGAGCTTTCTTCAAGCTGGGAAATTACTGCGAAGATGTGGAGAACAACTCGACAGAGTCCTTTAACAGCTCCATCAACAAGGCAAGAGAGAAGCCATTTGTGCATATGCTCGAAACAATAGCAAGACTTGCTATGGTACGTATAGCCACAAGATCCAGAGAATCTCATGAACACCAAG GAAAATGTACACCATATGTGCAGAGAGTTCTCGCTAAGGCTCTTGTTGATAAGCCCCTTAAAGACGGAGCCAACAAATGTGTTGTTAGAAGAAGCGTTAAAGGCTACTTTGACTCAAGATTGAATGGCCAAACTTATCGTGTCCATTTGGAGAAAAGAACTTGTTTGTGCAGGAAGTTCGACATCACTGGAATTCCATGTAAGCATGCATATGGTGTGATGCTGAAGTTAAAGGTTGATCCGTCAGACTATGTTTGTGAGTGGTTTCGCACGGCTAAATGGAGAAGAAACTACACAGATGGAATTGTTCCAGTCAGGGGTTCTATGTTTTGGCCCAAAACAGATGCTCCTGATGTACATGCTCCACCTGTAGAGGATGAACAAGGGGAAGAAACAGAGGGAGAACGAGGGAAAGAAacagggaagaagaagaagaagctcaccAAAGCGGATAAGACAAGGAAAAGAGGTGTGAATGAGTCACCAACCAAGAAGCTACCAAAAGCCAAGaaaatgactatgcattgtggcATTTGTGGTAAGGCTAATCACAACTCGAGGTGGCATGCAAAGCAGGGCAAGCATGATGATTCGGTACCGGTAAGCACATCTCAAACTGCAGGTGAATCCTCACAAGGAACTCTCACTCAAGCTAGTGTTTCTCAAGCTTGA